From a single Miscanthus floridulus cultivar M001 chromosome 8, ASM1932011v1, whole genome shotgun sequence genomic region:
- the LOC136471993 gene encoding polyphenol oxidase I, chloroplastic-like, whose protein sequence is MNGSMASASATSSTLVSAPSACPSKKKTAAARFRCHTVSCRATGGGGRGAIDGLLWLPRRDVMLNGLSGVAAGLAWYPGLADAECTRADKVNENTVQCTDTEGVLPCPLVSATAPVVDFMPEAKVTRVRQPVHLLSREYQEKYKEAVEKMKALPESNPLSFAAQAAIHQAYCDSYYSYHRSSSRSAAAAKDDPTFDVHFSWIFAPWHRMYIYFYERALGQLIGDDTFALPFWNWDAPAGMVVPPLFSEGSTASNPLYDANRNPANLDALIDLDYLNDQDAEPIPFKGPNDEKYKKLVNKNLSTVYNQQVRKGAESFLGEKYCTDLGSSTSSMGSLERMAHTAVHVWVGKAGPTPATATCSEASGGVPNHSKPGAYSCNNDMGFLGSAGRDPLFYSHHANVDRMWHLWSTRLGGGQGITDTDWLDASFVFYDDVKSPRKVRIKFRDVLDTRDLGYTYDVEVDRDLPWLRPKITTLVPHGKDSGAPARSSAAAPVFPLALTKGQVVEVPAVAVPAREAGKEQLLVIDGVEFDPQANNKFDVAINVPADKALQVGPQYKEYAGSFAVVPGSGAGGTRKGKVSLCITDVLYDLDAEDDSTVDVVIVPRTAAKVTINVRPTIKNRN, encoded by the exons ATGAACGGCTCCATGGCGAGCGCCTCCGCCACCTCCAGCACCCTCGTCTCGGCGCCCTCTGCATGCCCGTCCAAGAAGAAGACCGCCGCCGCCAGGTTCCGATGCCACACGGTGTCGTGCAgggccaccggcggcggcggccggggcgCCATTGACGGCCTCCTCTGGCTGCCCCGGCGTGACGTGATGCTCAACGGCCTGTCCGGTGTCGCCGCCGGGCTCGCCTGGTACCCGGGCCTCGCGGATGCCGAGTGCACCAGGGCCGACAAGGTGAACGAGAACACCGTCCAGTGCACGGACACGGAAGGGGTGTTGCCGTGCCCTCTGGTGTCGGCGACGGCCCCCGTGGTGGACTTCATGCCGGAGGCGAAGGTGACGCGCGTCCGGCAGCCGGTGCATCTCCTGAGCCGGGAATACCAGGAGAAGTACAAGGAGGCCGTCGAGAAGATGAAGGCGCTGCCGGAGTCGAACCCGCTGAGCTTCGCGGCGCAGGCGGCCATCCACCAGGCCTACTGCGACAGCTACTACAGCTACCACCGGTCGTCGTcccgctcggcggcggcggcgaaggacGACCCGACGTTCGACGTGCACTTCTCGTGGATCTTCGCGCCGTGGCACCGCATGTACATCTACTTCTACGAGCGCGCCCTCGGGCAGCTCATCGGCGACGATACCTTCGCGCTGCCGTTCTGGAACTGGGACGCCCCCGCCGGCATGGTGGTGCCGCCTCTCTTCAGCGAGGGCTCCACGGCCAGCAACCCGCTGTACGACGCCAACCGGAACCCGGCGAACCTCGACGCGCTGATCGACCTAGACTACCTCAACGACCAGGATGCGGAGCCCATCCCTTTCAAGGGCCCAAACGACGAAAAATACAAGAAACTTGTTAACAAGAACCTGAGCACCGTATACAACcag CAAGTACGTAAGGGCGCGGAGTCGTTCCTGGGCGAGAAGTACTGCACCGACCTCGGGTCAAGCACGAGCAGCATGGGCTCGCTGGAGCGGATGGCGCACACCGCCGTGCACGTCTGGGTCGGCAAGGCGGGCCCGACGCCGGCGACGGCGACTTGTAGCGAAGCTTCCGGCGGCGTCCCGAACCACAGCAAGCCGGGCGCGTACAGCTGCAACAACGACATGGGGTTCCTGGGGTCGGCGGGGCGGGACCCGCTCTTCTACTCGCACCACGCCAACGTGGACCGCATGTGGCACCTCTGGTCCACCAGGCTCGGCGGCGGGCAGGGCATCACGGACACGGACTGGCTCGACGCCAGCTTCGTCTTCTACGACGACGTCAAGAGCCCGCGGAAGGTGCGCATCAAGTTCCGCGACGTCCTGGACACGCGCGACCTCGGCTACACGTACGACGTCGAGGTCGACAGGGACCTGCCGTGGCTGCGGCCCAAGATCACGACGCTGGTGCCCCACGGCAAGGACAGCGGCGCGCCGGCGaggtcgtcggcggcggcgccggtgttCCCGCTCGCCCTGACCAAGGGCCAGGTCGTGGAGGTGCCGGCCGTGGCTGTGCCGGCCAGGGAGGCGGGGAAGGAGCAGCTGCTGGTGATCGACGGCGTCGAGTTCGACCCGCAGGCGAACAACAAGTTCGACGTGGCCATCAACGTCCCCGCGGACAAGGCGTTGCAGGTGGGACCGCAGTACAAGGAGTACGCCGGGAGCTTCGCCGTCGTGCCGGGCTCCGGCGCCGGCGGGACGCGGAAGGGGAAGGTCTCCCTCTGCATCACCGACGTGCTGTACGACCTCGACGCTGAGGACGATAGCACCGTCGACGTCGTAATCGTGCCGCGCACAGCTGCCAAGGTGACGATCAACGTTCGCCCCACCATCAAGAATCGAAACTag